CCGCTCCTCGGTCGCGACCTCACCGGTCAGCATGATCGTGTCGCCGTGCGTGGTCACCTCCACGTCGACGTCAGCCGTCCGCGGATCACGTCGGAGGCGTTCACGTGCCTCGACGGCGATGCCGTTCTCTTGGGTGCCGTCGGACCCGTCGGGGACCCGCGCCGGCTCTCCTCGCAGGCCGTACACGCGGTCCATCAGGTCGAGGACGGCCCACCGTGGGACGGGCGCGTCGTTGGACTCGGCGAACACCAGGAAGCTCAACACCCGCCGGATCGAGTGCGGCGCGCGCCGCAGCAGGTAGCGCCAGTCGAGCTCGTTGTTGGTCAGGACCGCCAGCGCGTCGAACCAGTGGTAGGCGGTGTCCTCCGTGTGGGCGGCCGCTTTGATCACGATCAGGTCCTCGGGCGGGAGCACACGGATCCGTTCACCCTTGAACGTGGTGGTGATGGCACGGGCCAGCATGTCGCCGTCGAGGTAGATGTCACCCTGGCTACGGAAGATCAGGTCGACCAGCACCTCGTCCTTGACCGCCTTGAAGATCCACAGCGGGTCGTGCTCTTCGGGTGCGAAGCCGGCGTCGTTCAGCACCCCGAGCGCACGTCGCGCATCGTCGGGGCGCAGGAAGACGTCGACGTCGTGGGTCCAGCGCGGCCGGCCCAGCGCCGCGACCGCGATCCCACCCATCAGCACGTGCGGGACCCCGTGCGCCTCGAGGACGTCGACCGCCTCGCGCATGACGGCGAGGAAGCGCCGCTCGTCGTAGTCCGCCCCCTCGACGCTGCGCAGGGGGGCGCCGTCCCGACTGCCTGACATCGGCCGATCCTGCTGCGAAGACACGACGACCGTACGGTCGCGGCGTCAACCCCCCGTGAACGAAGGTCGGGGTCGCGGTCCGGCAGGGGAGAGCGCGTCTCGCCGCGGACCTGGCGACCGGCCGAGCCCGCCGAACCCCGTCAGTTGTCGTCGGCGGGGGTGCGCTGGTCCTGCCGTGCCTGGTAGTCGGCCAGGCGGCTGGAGAGCTTCCCGGGCGACAGCTCAGCCTGCGGGTGATGGCCCTCGCGGCGGGCGACCCACCAAGGCTTGTGGTC
This is a stretch of genomic DNA from Actinomycetota bacterium. It encodes these proteins:
- a CDS encoding nucleotidyltransferase family protein is translated as MSGSRDGAPLRSVEGADYDERRFLAVMREAVDVLEAHGVPHVLMGGIAVAALGRPRWTHDVDVFLRPDDARRALGVLNDAGFAPEEHDPLWIFKAVKDEVLVDLIFRSQGDIYLDGDMLARAITTTFKGERIRVLPPEDLIVIKAAAHTEDTAYHWFDALAVLTNNELDWRYLLRRAPHSIRRVLSFLVFAESNDAPVPRWAVLDLMDRVYGLRGEPARVPDGSDGTQENGIAVEARERLRRDPRTADVDVEVTTHGDTIMLTGEVATEERRALLDDVAAELFPHRRIDNRTDVRRLEEPVTVEEIS